A single window of Coffea eugenioides isolate CCC68of chromosome 7, Ceug_1.0, whole genome shotgun sequence DNA harbors:
- the LOC113778782 gene encoding uncharacterized protein LOC113778782, whose translation MAFAHYLMAAAPVEASHPNLRKSILTPPPLPSISNSLLSHPFSSFHPNRKTKLSFFSKFSKFGHKVKVKAVKAEVPAVDSFSQFKHLLLPITDRNPYLSEGTRQAAATTATLAKKYGAEITVVVIDEKVKESYPEHETQLSSIRWHLSEGGFQEFKLLERLGEGKQPTAIIGEVADDMNLDLVVMSMEAIHSKHVDANLLAEFIPCPVLLLPL comes from the exons atgGCTTTTGCTCACTACTTGATGGCAGCAGCTCCAGTTGAAGCTTCGCATCCCAACTTGAGAAAATCCATTCTAACTCCTCCTCCATTGCCCTCCATTTCCAATTCTCTTCTGTCCCATCCCTTCTCTTCTTTCCACCCCAATCGTAAAACCAAGCTCTCTTTTTTCTCCAAATTTAGCAAATTTGGACATAAAG TGAAAGTAAAGGCAGTAAAAGCTGAAGTCCCGGCTGTTGACTCCTTCAGTCAATTCAAGCATCTGCTTCTTCCAATTACAGATCGGAATCCTTACCTGTCTGAGGGTACAAGACAG GCTGCAGCTACTACTGCGACTTTAGCAAAGAAGTATGGGGCTGAAATAACAGTTGTAG TAATTGATGAAAAGGTGAAGGAATCATATCCAGAGCATGAAACACAGCTGTCTAGCATCCGTTGGCATTTATCTGAAG GTGGATTCCAGGAATTCAAGTTGCTAGAGCGACTTGGGGAAGGGAAGCAGCCAACAGCCATAATCGGCGAGGTTGCTGATGATATGAATTTGGATTTAGTTGTTATGAGCATGGAGGCCATCCATTCCAAGCATGTGGACGCAAACCTGCTGGCCGAGTTCATCCCATGCCCTGTCTTACTTTTGCCACTTTAA
- the LOC113777470 gene encoding methyltransferase-like protein 23 isoform X1: protein MEPNQDDDDAGVDESSPQEEMITTSTHHFGDGDDAFSVTIIESMKEEYGLFVWPCSIILAEYVWQQRSRFSGANVIELGAGTSLPGIVAAKVGADVTLTDDSNRPEVLDNMRRECELNNVTCKVLGLTWGVWDEPIFTLCPNIILGADVLYETSAFDDLFAAVAYLLQNSPSSVFITAYHNRSGHHLIEFLMIKWGLKCMKLLDGFSFMPADKASGLSGNIQLVEIILDNDKLS, encoded by the exons ATGGAACCTAACCAAGACGACGACGACGCCGGCGTCGACGAGTCATCTCCCCAAGAAGAAATGATCACAACTTCAACGCACCATTTCGGCGACGGAGATGATGCCTTCTCAGTCACTATCATTGAG AGTATGAAAGAAGAGTACGGGTTATTCGTGTGGCCATGTAGTATTATTTTAGCTGAATACGTTTGGCAACAAAGATCGCGCTTTTCCGGGGCTAATGTAATCGAG CTTGGTGCGGGGACTTCTTTGCCCGGTATAGTTGCTGCTAAAGTTGGCGCTGACGTCACACTCACAGATGATTCGAATAGACCTGAA GTGCTGGATAATATGAGGAGAGAATGTGAGCTGAATAATGTGACATGCAAA GTGCTGGGACTTACATGGGGTGTTTGGGATGAACCGATATTCACCCTGTGCCCAAATATTATCCTTGGAGCTGATGTCCTATATGAAACAAGTG CATTTGATGATCTTTTTGCTGCTGTGGCATATCTGCTCCAGAATTCTCCCTCTTCAGTTTTTATAACAGCTTACCACAACAGAAG TGGGCATCACCTGATTGAGTTCTTGATGATTAAATGGGGATTGAAGTGCATGAAGCTTCTAGATGGGTTTTCATTCATGCCAGCTGACAAGGCATCTGGATTAAGTGGGAATATACAGTTGGTAGAGATAATTTTGGATAATGACAAACTAAGTTAG
- the LOC113777470 gene encoding methyltransferase-like protein 23 isoform X2, with amino-acid sequence MEPNQDDDDAGVDESSPQEEMITTSTHHFGDGDDAFSVTIIESMKEEYGLFVWPCSIILAEYVWQQRSRFSGANVIELGAGTSLPGIVAAKVGADVTLTDDSNRPEVLDNMRRECELNNVTCKVLGLTWGVWDEPIFTLCPNIILGADVLYETSEFSLFSFYNSLPQQKWASPD; translated from the exons ATGGAACCTAACCAAGACGACGACGACGCCGGCGTCGACGAGTCATCTCCCCAAGAAGAAATGATCACAACTTCAACGCACCATTTCGGCGACGGAGATGATGCCTTCTCAGTCACTATCATTGAG AGTATGAAAGAAGAGTACGGGTTATTCGTGTGGCCATGTAGTATTATTTTAGCTGAATACGTTTGGCAACAAAGATCGCGCTTTTCCGGGGCTAATGTAATCGAG CTTGGTGCGGGGACTTCTTTGCCCGGTATAGTTGCTGCTAAAGTTGGCGCTGACGTCACACTCACAGATGATTCGAATAGACCTGAA GTGCTGGATAATATGAGGAGAGAATGTGAGCTGAATAATGTGACATGCAAA GTGCTGGGACTTACATGGGGTGTTTGGGATGAACCGATATTCACCCTGTGCCCAAATATTATCCTTGGAGCTGATGTCCTATATGAAACAAGTG AATTCTCCCTCTTCAGTTTTTATAACAGCTTACCACAACAGAAG TGGGCATCACCTGATTGA
- the LOC113777470 gene encoding methyltransferase-like protein 23 isoform X3 has translation MEPNQDDDDAGVDESSPQEEMITTSTHHFGDGDDAFSVTIIESMKEEYGLFVWPCSIILAEYVWQQRSRFSGANVIELGAGTSLPGIVAAKVGADVTLTDDSNRPEVLDNMRRECELNNVTCKVLGLTWGVWDEPIFTLCPNIILGADVLYETSVGIT, from the exons ATGGAACCTAACCAAGACGACGACGACGCCGGCGTCGACGAGTCATCTCCCCAAGAAGAAATGATCACAACTTCAACGCACCATTTCGGCGACGGAGATGATGCCTTCTCAGTCACTATCATTGAG AGTATGAAAGAAGAGTACGGGTTATTCGTGTGGCCATGTAGTATTATTTTAGCTGAATACGTTTGGCAACAAAGATCGCGCTTTTCCGGGGCTAATGTAATCGAG CTTGGTGCGGGGACTTCTTTGCCCGGTATAGTTGCTGCTAAAGTTGGCGCTGACGTCACACTCACAGATGATTCGAATAGACCTGAA GTGCTGGATAATATGAGGAGAGAATGTGAGCTGAATAATGTGACATGCAAA GTGCTGGGACTTACATGGGGTGTTTGGGATGAACCGATATTCACCCTGTGCCCAAATATTATCCTTGGAGCTGATGTCCTATATGAAACAAGTG TGGGCATCACCTGA
- the LOC113777469 gene encoding peroxidase 64-like isoform X2, which produces MACLVSLSISLFICLVCSQGHALSLNYYEKTCPNAESIVTEVVKDAAKKDNTVPAALLRMHFHDCFIRGCDASVLLNSKGKNSAEKDGPPNKSLHAFYVIDNAKKAVEALCPGVVSCADILASAARDAVVLSGGPYWDVPKGRKDGRISKASETTQMPAPLFNISQLQQSFSQRGGHTIGFSHCSSFQNRIHNFNATHDIDPTLHPSFAASLKSICPNKSGTKNGGTSMDPSSTTFDNTYYKLILQGKSLFSSDQALLTSPKTKDLVSKFATSKETFYEAFSSSMIKMSSITGGQEIRKDCRVVN; this is translated from the exons ATGGCTTGCCTAGTTTCATTGTCCATCTCCCTCTTCATCTGTTTGGTCTGCTCTCAAGGGCATGCGCTCAGTTTGAATTACTATGAAAAGACATGCCCCAATGCCGAAAGCATTGTAACAGAGGTTGTAAAGGATGCTGCAAAGAAAGACAACACGGTGCCTGCAGCACTACTGAGGATGCATTTTCATGATTGTTTTATCAGG GGTTGTGATGCTTCTGTGCTGTTGAACTCCAAAGGGAAGAACAGCGCTGAGAAGGACGGACCCCCTAATAAATCTTTGCATGCGTTCTATGTCATTGACAATGCAAAGAAGGCAGTGGAAGCTCTTTGCCCTGGTGTAGTGTCTTGTGCTGATATCTTGGCTTCAGCTGCAAGAGATGCAGTTGTTCTG TCTGGTGGGCCGTATTGGGATGTACCCAAAGGAAGAAAAGATGGGAGGATATCTAAGGCTAGCGAAACAACACAAATGCCAGCTCCACTCTTCAATATATCACAACTCCAACAAAGCTTCTCTCAGAGAG GTGGCCACACAATAGGTTTTTCCCATTGCTCATCATTCCAGAACAGAATCCACAATTTCAACGCCACCCATGACATTGATCCTACACTACACCCATCCTTTGCAGCAAGTTTGAAAAGCATTTGTCCAAACAAGAGTGGCACAAAAAATGGAGGCACCTCAATGGATCCATCGTCAACTACTTTTGACAACACATACTACAAGTTGATTCTACAAGGGAAGAGCCTCTTCTCTTCAGATCAGGCTTTACTCACTTCTCCAAAGACGAAAGACTTGGTTTCAAAGTTTGCGACCTCAAAAGAAACTTTCTATGAGGCCTTTTCAAGTTCCATGATCAAGATGAGCAGCATCAcaggtggtcaagaaattagAAAGGACTGTAGGGTGGTAAACTAA
- the LOC113777469 gene encoding peroxidase 64-like isoform X1, with protein MACLVSLSISLFICLVCSQGHALSLNYYEKTCPNAESIVTEVVKDAAKKDNTVPAALLRMHFHDCFIRGCDASVLLNSKGKNSAEKDGPPNKSLHAFYVIDNAKKAVEALCPGVVSCADILASAARDAVVLSGGPYWDVPKGRKDGRISKASETTQMPAPLFNISQLQQSFSQRGLSMEDLVALSGGHTIGFSHCSSFQNRIHNFNATHDIDPTLHPSFAASLKSICPNKSGTKNGGTSMDPSSTTFDNTYYKLILQGKSLFSSDQALLTSPKTKDLVSKFATSKETFYEAFSSSMIKMSSITGGQEIRKDCRVVN; from the exons ATGGCTTGCCTAGTTTCATTGTCCATCTCCCTCTTCATCTGTTTGGTCTGCTCTCAAGGGCATGCGCTCAGTTTGAATTACTATGAAAAGACATGCCCCAATGCCGAAAGCATTGTAACAGAGGTTGTAAAGGATGCTGCAAAGAAAGACAACACGGTGCCTGCAGCACTACTGAGGATGCATTTTCATGATTGTTTTATCAGG GGTTGTGATGCTTCTGTGCTGTTGAACTCCAAAGGGAAGAACAGCGCTGAGAAGGACGGACCCCCTAATAAATCTTTGCATGCGTTCTATGTCATTGACAATGCAAAGAAGGCAGTGGAAGCTCTTTGCCCTGGTGTAGTGTCTTGTGCTGATATCTTGGCTTCAGCTGCAAGAGATGCAGTTGTTCTG TCTGGTGGGCCGTATTGGGATGTACCCAAAGGAAGAAAAGATGGGAGGATATCTAAGGCTAGCGAAACAACACAAATGCCAGCTCCACTCTTCAATATATCACAACTCCAACAAAGCTTCTCTCAGAGAGGTCTGTCCATGGAAGACCTTGTTGCTCTCTCAG GTGGCCACACAATAGGTTTTTCCCATTGCTCATCATTCCAGAACAGAATCCACAATTTCAACGCCACCCATGACATTGATCCTACACTACACCCATCCTTTGCAGCAAGTTTGAAAAGCATTTGTCCAAACAAGAGTGGCACAAAAAATGGAGGCACCTCAATGGATCCATCGTCAACTACTTTTGACAACACATACTACAAGTTGATTCTACAAGGGAAGAGCCTCTTCTCTTCAGATCAGGCTTTACTCACTTCTCCAAAGACGAAAGACTTGGTTTCAAAGTTTGCGACCTCAAAAGAAACTTTCTATGAGGCCTTTTCAAGTTCCATGATCAAGATGAGCAGCATCAcaggtggtcaagaaattagAAAGGACTGTAGGGTGGTAAACTAA
- the LOC113778470 gene encoding pre-rRNA-processing protein ESF1 — MGSKGKNKKNMTKPDGDATANHRNDGKIITDARFASLHSDPRFREPPKHKAKVAIDSRFNRMFTDKDFATSKARTDKRGKQKKNDSAANSLRHYYRLEEEEEGAKERSLGKELVKNEESGESESEGVESDEESESVNVEKGSLKLENESETSDSEEEEEEEEEAESDDSMSTTSDSDEAYEEEEDTFGLEETVPEIDKETHRLAVVNMDWSQVKAVDLYVSLSSFLPRGGQIMSVAVYPSEFGLKRMEEEAIHGPVGLFEDDKKNNQNDEDEDDDDDEIDNEKLRTYELSRLRYYYAVVECDSIATADYLYRTCDGVEFERSSTMLDLRFVPDTMEFKHQPRDVAKHAPADYEGLDFQTQALQQSKIHLTWDYDEPQRAKTLKRKFNDDQLAELEFQEFLASDESDSDESENNDGMQNGSFVKQKKQDMYRALLQSGDGSDENDEKYQDMEVTFNTGLEDLSKRILEKKDRKSENVWDAILRERREKKKARKNRSKDSSEDESIDTDNEPAEETDDFFLEECSGKESKVSQGRNARKEQQNEDASREAEASRAELELLLADDKGADSGLKGYNLKRKKMKGKMGKEIPDEGKLPTIDYDDPRFSTLFTSPLFALDPTDPQFKRSAAYARQMANRQQKSESENNRVKEPSETLGQGLVSSKTQNDDNGDDNRELHRCLPPAKKEKLELSSLVRSIKMKSKQIPLHDKVLGKNRHLKRKASKSK, encoded by the exons ATGGGGTCCAAAGGCAAGAACAAGAAGAATATGACTAAGCCTGACGGTGACGCCACCGCCAACCACCGTAATGATGGAAAAATCATCACCGATGCTCGTTTCGCATCCTTACACTCGGACCCTAGGTTTAGGGAGCCACCGAAGCATAAAGCCAAGGTTGCGATTGATTCTCGCTTTAACCGCATGTTTACTGACAAGGATTTCGCTACCTCAAAAGCTCGCACTGATAAGAGGGGCAAACAGAAGAAGAATGACTCCGCTGCTAACTCTTTGAGGCATTATTATCGCCTCgaagaggaggaagaaggagCGAAAGAGAGGAGTTTGGGAAAGGAATTGGTGAAGAATGAGGAGAGCGGAGAAAGTGAGAGTGAGGGTGTTGAAAGTGATGAAGAAAGTGAGAGTGTGAACGTGGAGAAAGGGagcttgaagctggaaaatgagtCCGAAACATCGGATTctgaggaggaggaagaagaagaagaggaagctGAGAGTGATGACTCGATGAGTACTACTTCGGATTCAGATGAGGCGTACGAAGAGGAAGAAGATACTTTTGGGCTG GAGGAGACTGTTCCGGAAATTGATAAGGAGACGCATAGGCTTGCGGTTGTCAACATGGATTGGAGTCAAGTCAAG GCAGTTGATTTGTATGTCTCGCTAAGTTCGTTTCTTCCTAGAGGTGGTCAAATTATGTCAGTGGCAGTCTACCCATCTGAGTTTGGGCTCAAACGAATGGAAGAGGAGGCGATTCATGGTCCTGTTGGGCTATTTGAAGATGACAAAAAGAATAATCAAAATGATgaggatgaagatgatgatgatgatgaaattGACAATGAGAAATTGCGTACTTATGAATTAAGTAGGCTAAG GTACTACTATGCTGTGGTGGAATGCGATTCAATTGCTACTGCAGATTACCTCTATAGGACTTGTGATGGAGTAGAGTTTGAGAGATCATCCACTATGCTTGATTTGAGGTTTGTACCAGATACAATGGAATTTAAGCATCAACCACGTGATGTTGCAAAGCAT GCACCAGCAGACTATGAAGGATTGGACTTTCAAACTCAAGCACTTCAGCAAAGTAAGATTCATCTGACATGGGATTATGATGAGCCACAGCGTGCAAAAACCTTGAAGCGAAAATTTAACGATGATCAG CTTGCTGAGTTAGAGTTCCAGGAGTTTTTGGCTTCTGATGAGAGTGATAGTGATGAGAGTGAGAACAATGATGGCATGCAAAATGGATCATTTGTAAAACAGAAGAAGCAGGATATGTACCGTGCTCTTCTCCAGTCAGGGGATGGCTCAGATGAAAATGATGAGAAGTACCAGGACATGGAGGTAACGTTCAATACTGGTTTAGAAGATTTAAGTAAACGgattttggaaaagaaagacaGAAAATCAGAGAATGTTTGGGACGCTATCCTTAGAGAGAGACGTGAGAAAAAGAAGGCCAGGAAAAATAGATCGAAAGATTCATCAGAAGATGAGAGCATTGATACTGATAATGAACctgcagaagaaactgatgaCTTTTTTCTTGAAGAATGTTCTGGAAAAGAAAGTAAGGTTTCTCAAGGTAGAAATGCGAGAAAAGAGCAGCAGAATGAAGATGCATCTCGAGAAGCTGAAGCAAGTAGAGCAGAACTTGAATTGTTACTTGCTGACGATAAGGGAGCAGATTCCGGCTTGAAAGGCTACAATCTGAAACGTAAGAAGATGAAAGGGAAAATGGGTAAAGAAATTCCCGATGAAGGGAAGCTGCCAACTATTGACTATGATGATCCTAGGTTTTCAACCCTGTTCACTTCACCGCTTTTTGCTCTGGATCCCACGGATCCTCAGTTCAAACG gAGCGCAGCTTATGCACGACAAATGGCAAATAGACAACAGAAGAGCGAGTCCGAGAACAACAGGGTAAAGGAGCCGTCAGAAACACTTGGACAAGGTTTGGTGTCTAGTAAGACACAGAACGATGACAACGGCGATGACAATCGCGAGTTGCACCGTTGTCTGCCGCCTGCAAAGAAAGAGAAGCTGGAATTGTCCTCATTAGTTAGGTCAATTAAGATGAAATCAAAACAGATTCCCCTTCATGATAAAGTGCTAGGAAAAAACCGCCAcctgaaaagaaaagcaagcaAGAGCAAGTAG
- the LOC113778213 gene encoding aspartyl protease family protein 1 isoform X2 → MILLLVGTKSEKASYSTVDSFNQQNSTSPPSPSSEASGSASGTFGFDIHHRYSNPVRSIFDFDGLPEKHSFDYYAAMAHRDRYNRGRYLAGTTTPVTFVAGNDTLRLNSLGFLYYANVSVGTPELWFLVALDTGSDLFWLPCDCTSCVRGLVTRSGKRIDFNMYSLNTSSTGMTVPCNSTMCDARRRACLASRKACAYEVSYLSGNTSSTGLLVEDVLHLATDDSQQKVVDAPITLGCGIVQTGGFLDGAAPNGLFGLGMDTISVPSTLASKGLAANSFSMCFGNDGVGRIVFGDKGSTDQGETPFNLHQLHPAYNISITQIAVGANITDVDFTAIFDSGTSFTYVNDPAYSIITENFNSRVQQPRYPSDSQIPFEFCYNLSPNETGFDMPSLNLTMKGGDPFSITNPSEIFQLSNNRYIYCLAVVKSGDVNIIGQNFMTGYRVVFNRENMTLGWKPSNCYDDVQTKNGSNTLPVNQRNGTQAPSPSTLVPEATSGKGSTSPVATAIPTQSPPGSNAPDSNSISCKILVFLFCLLSHYLIILSY, encoded by the exons atGATATTACTCCTAGTTGGAACGAAATCAGAAAAAGCGAGTTACTCTACAGTGGATTCGTTCAACCAACAAAATTCAACTTCTCCTCCCAGTCCCAG CTCTGAAGCTAGTGGCTCTGCTTCTGGGACCTTCGGGTTTGATATCCATCACAGATACTCTAACCCGGTTAGGAGTATTTTCGACTTTGATGGCTTGCCGGAAAAACATTCTTTCGACTACTACGCCGCCATGGCCCACCGTGATCGCTACAACCGGGGTCGCTACCTCGCCGGCACCACCACCCCTGTCACCTTCGTCGCTGGCAATGACACCCTCCGCCTTAATTCCTTGGGATT TTTGTACTATGCAAATGTCTCCGTTGGAACACCAGAATTGTGGTTCTTGGTCGCACTCGATACTGGAAGTGACTTGTTTTGGCTGCCTTGTGATTGTACCAGTTGTGTGCGTGGCTTGGTGACAAGATCAGGAAAA CGAATTGATTTCAACATGTACAGTCTGAATACATCCTCAACTGGCATGACTGTTCCGTGCAACAGTACAATGTGTGATGCACGAAGAAGAGCATGCTTAGCTTCACGCAAGGCTTGTGCTTATGAAGTTAGTTACCTTTCCGGCAACACTTCATCTACAGGGTTGTTAGTTGAGGATGTTTTGCACTTGGCTACGGATGATAGTCAGCAGAAAGTTGTTGATGCGCCAATTACATTGGG CTGTGGAATAGTTCAAACTGGTGGATTTTTGGATGGTGCTGCTCCCAATGGTCTGTTTGGTCTAGGTATGGACACTATATCAGTTCCTAGCACATTAGCAAGCAAAGGGCTAGCTGCAAATTCTTTTTCGATGTGTTTTGGGAATGATGGAGTTGGAAGAATTGTTTTTGGAGATAAAGGAAGTACAGACCAAGGAGAAACACCATTCAATCTTCATCAACTACA CCCAGCTTACAACATAAGCATTACGCAAATAGCTGTGGGAGCGAATATCACAGATGTTGATTTCACTGCTATTTTTGATTCTGGCACCTCATTTACATATGTCAATGACCCAGCTTACTCAATTATAACCGAGAAT TTCAATTCTCGGGTCCAACAGCCACGTTATCCATCTGATTCCCAAATTCCTTTTGAATTTTGCTATAATCTAAG TCCCAATGAAACAGGCTTTGACATGCCCTCTCTGAATTTGACGATGAAAGGGGGAGATCCATTTTCGATCACTAATCCATCGGAAATATTTCAACTTTCG aataatagatatatatattgTTTGGCAGTTGTTAAAAGTGGGGATGTCAACATCATCGGAC AAAATTTCATGACTGGTTATCGGGTAGTTTTCAACCGCGAGAACATGACTCTGGGATGGAAGCCATCTAACT GCTACGATGATGTGCAAACTAAGAATGGATCGAACACATTGCCCGTTAACCAACGGAACGGTACCCAAGCTCCTTCACCCTCAACTCTCGTGCCAGAAGCCACATCTGGAAAGGGAAGTACTTCTCCTGTGGCAACTGCAATTCCAACACAATCACCCCCGGGGAGCAATGCACCGGATTCGAACTCCATATCTTGCAAAATCCTTGTCTTTCTGTTTTGCCTGTTGAGCCATTATTTGATTATTCTTTCTTACTGA
- the LOC113778213 gene encoding aspartyl protease family protein 1 isoform X1, with protein sequence MGFLFSSTSSSCRSDRIMVFVDGKVLVFMGFIMLISGIHSSEASGSASGTFGFDIHHRYSNPVRSIFDFDGLPEKHSFDYYAAMAHRDRYNRGRYLAGTTTPVTFVAGNDTLRLNSLGFLYYANVSVGTPELWFLVALDTGSDLFWLPCDCTSCVRGLVTRSGKRIDFNMYSLNTSSTGMTVPCNSTMCDARRRACLASRKACAYEVSYLSGNTSSTGLLVEDVLHLATDDSQQKVVDAPITLGCGIVQTGGFLDGAAPNGLFGLGMDTISVPSTLASKGLAANSFSMCFGNDGVGRIVFGDKGSTDQGETPFNLHQLHPAYNISITQIAVGANITDVDFTAIFDSGTSFTYVNDPAYSIITENFNSRVQQPRYPSDSQIPFEFCYNLSPNETGFDMPSLNLTMKGGDPFSITNPSEIFQLSNNRYIYCLAVVKSGDVNIIGQNFMTGYRVVFNRENMTLGWKPSNCYDDVQTKNGSNTLPVNQRNGTQAPSPSTLVPEATSGKGSTSPVATAIPTQSPPGSNAPDSNSISCKILVFLFCLLSHYLIILSY encoded by the exons ATgggatttttgttttcttctacTAGTAGTAGCTGTAGAAGTGATAGAATCATGGTTTTTGTAGATGGTAAAGTTTTGGTTTTTATGGGTTTCATTATGCTAATCTCGGGCATACACAGCTCTGAAGCTAGTGGCTCTGCTTCTGGGACCTTCGGGTTTGATATCCATCACAGATACTCTAACCCGGTTAGGAGTATTTTCGACTTTGATGGCTTGCCGGAAAAACATTCTTTCGACTACTACGCCGCCATGGCCCACCGTGATCGCTACAACCGGGGTCGCTACCTCGCCGGCACCACCACCCCTGTCACCTTCGTCGCTGGCAATGACACCCTCCGCCTTAATTCCTTGGGATT TTTGTACTATGCAAATGTCTCCGTTGGAACACCAGAATTGTGGTTCTTGGTCGCACTCGATACTGGAAGTGACTTGTTTTGGCTGCCTTGTGATTGTACCAGTTGTGTGCGTGGCTTGGTGACAAGATCAGGAAAA CGAATTGATTTCAACATGTACAGTCTGAATACATCCTCAACTGGCATGACTGTTCCGTGCAACAGTACAATGTGTGATGCACGAAGAAGAGCATGCTTAGCTTCACGCAAGGCTTGTGCTTATGAAGTTAGTTACCTTTCCGGCAACACTTCATCTACAGGGTTGTTAGTTGAGGATGTTTTGCACTTGGCTACGGATGATAGTCAGCAGAAAGTTGTTGATGCGCCAATTACATTGGG CTGTGGAATAGTTCAAACTGGTGGATTTTTGGATGGTGCTGCTCCCAATGGTCTGTTTGGTCTAGGTATGGACACTATATCAGTTCCTAGCACATTAGCAAGCAAAGGGCTAGCTGCAAATTCTTTTTCGATGTGTTTTGGGAATGATGGAGTTGGAAGAATTGTTTTTGGAGATAAAGGAAGTACAGACCAAGGAGAAACACCATTCAATCTTCATCAACTACA CCCAGCTTACAACATAAGCATTACGCAAATAGCTGTGGGAGCGAATATCACAGATGTTGATTTCACTGCTATTTTTGATTCTGGCACCTCATTTACATATGTCAATGACCCAGCTTACTCAATTATAACCGAGAAT TTCAATTCTCGGGTCCAACAGCCACGTTATCCATCTGATTCCCAAATTCCTTTTGAATTTTGCTATAATCTAAG TCCCAATGAAACAGGCTTTGACATGCCCTCTCTGAATTTGACGATGAAAGGGGGAGATCCATTTTCGATCACTAATCCATCGGAAATATTTCAACTTTCG aataatagatatatatattgTTTGGCAGTTGTTAAAAGTGGGGATGTCAACATCATCGGAC AAAATTTCATGACTGGTTATCGGGTAGTTTTCAACCGCGAGAACATGACTCTGGGATGGAAGCCATCTAACT GCTACGATGATGTGCAAACTAAGAATGGATCGAACACATTGCCCGTTAACCAACGGAACGGTACCCAAGCTCCTTCACCCTCAACTCTCGTGCCAGAAGCCACATCTGGAAAGGGAAGTACTTCTCCTGTGGCAACTGCAATTCCAACACAATCACCCCCGGGGAGCAATGCACCGGATTCGAACTCCATATCTTGCAAAATCCTTGTCTTTCTGTTTTGCCTGTTGAGCCATTATTTGATTATTCTTTCTTACTGA